The following coding sequences lie in one Maribacter forsetii DSM 18668 genomic window:
- a CDS encoding SDR family NAD(P)-dependent oxidoreductase — MKHILITGSTDGIGKLLALRLAKEGHLVGVHGRTDTKLKATVTEIKAESKNDNIVGFLADFSNLSEVKQMAKEVAQKMPKIDVLVNNAGVLKTKTDTASNGVDVRLTVNYLAPYQFTNAVLPLLKKSDTPRIVNLSSAAQSPVSLSALKGEMSLGANDAYAQSKLALTMWSFDLAKKEPSILVVAVNPGSLLNTKMAKEAYGQHWSPAEKGVDILYDLSMTDKAKTNAYFDNDKGGYSQAHPDAYDDEKIKELVELTKKLIK; from the coding sequence ATGAAACATATATTAATTACGGGAAGCACAGACGGTATAGGAAAGCTACTGGCGCTTCGTTTGGCGAAAGAAGGTCATTTAGTTGGCGTTCATGGTAGAACTGATACTAAGTTAAAGGCTACTGTAACCGAAATCAAAGCGGAATCAAAGAATGACAATATAGTAGGTTTTTTAGCCGATTTCTCAAACTTGTCAGAGGTTAAACAGATGGCAAAAGAAGTTGCTCAAAAAATGCCGAAAATTGATGTTTTGGTAAACAATGCCGGTGTTTTGAAAACTAAAACTGATACTGCTTCGAACGGAGTAGATGTTCGTTTAACAGTAAACTATTTAGCACCATATCAATTTACAAATGCGGTATTACCGTTATTGAAAAAGTCAGATACACCTAGAATTGTAAATCTTAGTTCTGCGGCACAATCCCCAGTTTCTTTAAGTGCATTAAAAGGTGAAATGAGTTTAGGGGCTAATGATGCCTATGCACAAAGTAAATTAGCGTTGACCATGTGGAGTTTTGATTTAGCAAAAAAAGAACCAAGTATTTTGGTTGTTGCCGTGAACCCAGGTTCGTTATTGAATACTAAGATGGCAAAGGAAGCCTACGGTCAACATTGGTCTCCTGCAGAAAAGGGAGTAGATATTCTTTATGATTTAAGTATGACCGACAAAGCGAAAACAAACGCTTATTTTGATAATGATAAAGGAGGTTATTCTCAAGCACACCCAGATGCCTATGATGATGAAAAAATTAAAGAATTGGTTGAGTTAACGAAGAAATTGATTAAATAA
- a CDS encoding enoyl-CoA hydratase/isomerase family protein, with the protein MDYKNFQTFKAEQKGGILTVDINFGPVNVQGQEMLADLSSLCLRLERDRSVKVVVFESSNPGYWVCHYDTNLLKDMSTEAVPRNEVQLLDLQAVLERLSNVPQATIAKIEGFARGGGHEMALALDMRFAARGKAKFMQMEVGMGILPCGGGASRMARQTGLGKALEIILGARDWDADEAEKFGTINKALDADKIGAYVDALAERISQFPADSIAASKRAVYASIDLPIKEALKEEAYQLFQATSKTPAIKRFAYADDNGAQFDHENQKNWEQMVMDIQEVN; encoded by the coding sequence ATGGACTACAAGAACTTTCAAACATTTAAAGCAGAACAAAAAGGCGGAATTTTAACCGTAGACATCAACTTCGGACCAGTAAACGTACAGGGACAAGAAATGCTAGCAGATTTAAGCAGCTTATGCTTACGATTAGAAAGAGATAGAAGCGTAAAAGTTGTGGTTTTTGAATCTTCAAATCCAGGATATTGGGTATGTCATTATGATACGAACTTATTAAAAGATATGTCTACAGAAGCTGTTCCAAGAAACGAAGTACAGTTATTGGACTTACAAGCTGTATTAGAACGCTTAAGCAACGTACCACAAGCAACTATAGCAAAAATTGAAGGTTTTGCAAGAGGAGGCGGACATGAAATGGCGTTGGCGTTAGATATGCGTTTTGCAGCTAGAGGAAAGGCTAAGTTCATGCAGATGGAAGTTGGCATGGGAATTTTACCATGTGGAGGTGGAGCGTCTCGTATGGCTAGACAAACAGGATTAGGAAAAGCACTAGAAATTATTCTAGGAGCAAGAGATTGGGATGCCGATGAAGCCGAAAAATTCGGAACCATCAATAAAGCTTTAGATGCCGATAAAATTGGTGCTTATGTTGATGCTTTGGCAGAACGTATATCTCAATTTCCAGCAGATTCTATTGCCGCTAGTAAACGTGCAGTATATGCATCTATAGATTTACCAATAAAAGAAGCTTTAAAAGAAGAAGCATACCAATTATTTCAAGCTACGAGTAAAACTCCTGCAATAAAAAGATTTGCCTATGCAGATGATAACGGAGCACAATTTGACCACGAAAACCAGAAGAACTGGGAACAAATGGTTATGGATATTCAAGAAGTGAATTAA
- a CDS encoding AraC family transcriptional regulator has product MQVIEAYKPFEIQEIELTDWKQRPVKNNFFELVLIKEGEGTQCINYNDYAYGKNSVFLLPPLKCHSFTIEKPTRFVFLKFTDSFFKNANRITIDRNEWFKEASYILSNYNQLPGDIIKNELDRNYLENLIEMILQESRNYGEESINLVTSLMTSILEILIRNIKKSSYFELAKSNSDDRITKMLTYINTNIDKTELLKVENLAGVFQMSPTYVSEYFKKQVNMSLREYIIKGKLKLVEIRLLNSDFRLNEIADELGFTDVSHLSKTFKRYTGTSIREFKNNGEYMLLKRASCTPTPSA; this is encoded by the coding sequence ATGCAAGTAATAGAAGCATATAAACCTTTTGAAATACAAGAAATTGAGTTGACGGATTGGAAACAACGACCTGTTAAAAATAATTTTTTTGAGCTGGTATTAATAAAGGAAGGAGAAGGTACCCAGTGCATCAACTACAATGATTATGCCTATGGCAAGAATAGTGTGTTTTTGTTACCTCCGTTAAAATGCCATTCTTTTACCATTGAAAAACCGACACGTTTTGTCTTTTTAAAGTTTACCGATTCTTTCTTTAAAAATGCGAACAGAATCACTATTGATAGAAATGAGTGGTTTAAAGAGGCATCGTACATCTTATCCAATTACAATCAGTTGCCGGGTGATATCATTAAGAACGAATTAGACCGTAATTATCTTGAAAACCTTATTGAGATGATACTTCAAGAGTCCAGAAATTATGGGGAAGAGTCTATAAATTTAGTGACTAGTTTAATGACTAGCATATTGGAAATTTTAATCCGTAATATTAAAAAGAGCAGTTATTTTGAATTGGCAAAAAGTAATTCAGATGATAGAATTACTAAAATGCTTACCTATATCAATACCAATATTGACAAGACGGAATTGCTAAAAGTTGAAAATTTAGCCGGTGTTTTTCAAATGTCGCCAACCTATGTAAGCGAGTATTTTAAAAAGCAGGTGAATATGTCTTTACGCGAATACATTATAAAGGGAAAGCTTAAATTGGTAGAAATTCGTTTATTGAATTCCGACTTCCGTTTAAATGAAATAGCCGACGAATTGGGCTTTACAGATGTAAGTCACTTATCCAAAACCTTTAAACGCTATACCGGTACATCAATACGGGAATTTAAGAATAACGGTGAGTATATGTTATTGAAAAGAGCATCGTGTACACCAACGCCAAGTGCTTAG
- a CDS encoding putative quinol monooxygenase has translation MKKSYLTLVVHILVKEEFREEIKAELLKLISPTRGEEGCIAYDLHQDNDNPNLFLFHEKWVNQDYLTKHSQSDHIAAYRLASKDKLENVSAYKMTELTN, from the coding sequence ATGAAAAAATCGTATTTAACCTTAGTGGTACACATTTTAGTAAAAGAAGAATTTAGAGAAGAAATAAAAGCCGAATTGCTAAAACTTATTAGTCCCACTAGAGGAGAAGAAGGTTGTATTGCTTACGACTTACATCAAGATAACGATAACCCGAATCTATTTTTATTCCACGAGAAATGGGTGAATCAAGATTATTTGACCAAACATTCACAAAGTGATCACATTGCTGCCTATAGACTTGCCTCTAAAGATAAGCTTGAGAATGTTTCTGCTTATAAAATGACAGAGCTTACCAATTAG
- a CDS encoding AraC family transcriptional regulator produces the protein MARTIIENIVIAKYKNQTFFEFCKYTTIRFFEIVYFEKGTGTIKINGNTVPYTSNSVFVFIPDDIYIVNPDSATTTVAIKFLKSFFRKTSALNETLPVNDWFRKIEEILNSESHQLREMQFATESDRSHLVSLINMVATEYMSEQTFDIFIIQNSVSVILHLIARNIQFINTADTVKNVKSSKIQQIINYIHANIYNSELLTTKSLAEEFHMSDNYMSEYFKKHTDVSLKKYIINYKLKLVETRLKYTDMQFSEIAMELGFTDSSHLNKTFQSYKGMTIGAYKASISA, from the coding sequence ATGGCTAGAACTATTATAGAGAATATCGTTATTGCGAAATACAAGAACCAAACATTTTTTGAGTTCTGTAAGTATACTACCATTCGTTTTTTTGAAATTGTATATTTTGAAAAAGGAACAGGAACTATTAAAATAAACGGTAATACGGTACCCTATACTTCTAACAGTGTTTTTGTTTTTATTCCTGACGATATTTATATCGTAAACCCTGATTCTGCGACCACTACAGTGGCTATAAAATTTTTAAAGAGCTTTTTTAGAAAAACATCTGCGCTAAACGAAACCTTACCGGTTAATGATTGGTTTCGAAAAATCGAAGAAATACTAAATAGCGAAAGTCACCAGCTTCGTGAAATGCAATTTGCAACCGAATCTGACCGGTCACACTTAGTATCTCTTATTAACATGGTTGCCACTGAATATATGAGCGAGCAAACTTTTGATATTTTCATTATTCAAAATTCCGTATCGGTTATTCTACATCTTATTGCCAGAAATATTCAATTCATTAATACGGCAGATACTGTAAAGAATGTGAAGTCATCTAAAATTCAACAAATCATCAACTACATTCACGCCAATATTTACAATTCCGAATTGCTTACCACCAAAAGTCTGGCAGAGGAATTTCATATGTCAGATAATTATATGAGTGAATATTTTAAAAAGCATACCGATGTTTCATTAAAGAAGTACATCATCAACTACAAGTTAAAACTTGTAGAAACCCGATTAAAGTATACCGATATGCAGTTTTCAGAAATAGCAATGGAATTGGGCTTTACAGATTCTAGTCATTTGAACAAGACTTTCCAAAGCTATAAAGGGATGACTATAGGTGCTTATAAGGCTAGTATTTCTGCATAA
- a CDS encoding alpha-ketoglutarate-dependent dioxygenase AlkB family protein yields the protein MDLFNQTNLFSKGEVRKTSFDLPGADITLFENFFSIEESNKLYKSLLANTPWQQEQITIHGKLVDYPRLTAWYGDADKDIKHTNIKSKMHLWNDDLLFIKERIEKEVPIKFTRCLLNYYRDGKDSVDWHQDYKGEQRKNAVIASVTFGATRPFQLKHVSRTDLKRIDIPLANGSLLLMQGATQENWKHKIPKTAKQISPRINLTFRWVG from the coding sequence ATGGATTTATTTAATCAAACCAATTTATTTTCAAAAGGAGAAGTTCGTAAAACTTCTTTTGATTTACCAGGAGCGGACATTACGTTGTTCGAAAATTTCTTCAGCATTGAAGAGAGTAACAAGCTATATAAAAGTTTACTAGCAAATACGCCTTGGCAGCAAGAACAAATTACCATTCACGGTAAATTGGTAGATTATCCTAGATTGACAGCTTGGTACGGAGATGCTGACAAAGACATTAAACACACGAATATAAAAAGTAAAATGCATTTATGGAATGATGATTTACTTTTCATTAAAGAACGTATAGAAAAGGAAGTACCTATTAAATTTACACGCTGTTTGCTCAATTATTATCGCGATGGAAAAGATAGCGTAGACTGGCATCAAGATTATAAAGGAGAACAACGAAAAAATGCGGTCATTGCTTCTGTTACCTTTGGTGCAACCAGACCTTTTCAATTAAAACACGTATCAAGAACAGATTTAAAACGTATAGATATTCCATTAGCAAATGGCAGTCTTTTATTGATGCAAGGCGCCACCCAAGAAAACTGGAAACATAAAATACCGAAGACCGCAAAACAGATTTCCCCAAGAATTAACCTAACCTTTAGGTGGGTCGGTTAA
- a CDS encoding FAD-dependent oxidoreductase has protein sequence MIDPKYPELTDLQVEKLKSYGEIEFYKEPTVVLDFGDQHYDFFVVLTGGIRIIDPDKKDDSLTIHRRHQFSGSSSILSHRTVGVCGETLENTQLIRISPEKLKSAIAKFSDISDVLLNAFLLREDALKNNVQGIKLIGSEHSNETYAIRDFMDKNDIWYNFIDSDKEDGLVQMLDTFNLKESDLPVLINSQNKISIRPSIDEIGMCTGVRLELDDEIYDVLVVGAGPAGLAASVYASSEGLSVLTIDSNSPGGQAGKSSKIENYLGFPTGISGRDLANNGYIQAQKFGCTISVPHRVEGIERKKGYYEINSNNTSTLKAKTVIAATGAAYRRLPLEGIEKFEGSGIYYSATSMHANMCKNSEIGIVGGGNSAGQAALFLANYAHKVYVIIRNEDIGAKMSDYLVQRIIACENIEVLTSSNVVKVDGDTYLEKVEIKKNDTLIENNINYLFTFVGAKPCTEWLDNIIDTDEKGFVHTGLTICDNALKSESVFNNRKPYTFETSLPGLFAVGDVRSGSVKRVASAVGEGSIVVSDIHKFLALENEVKTVK, from the coding sequence ATGATAGATCCTAAATATCCAGAACTTACCGATCTGCAAGTAGAGAAACTTAAATCTTACGGTGAAATCGAATTTTATAAAGAGCCCACCGTAGTGTTGGACTTTGGTGATCAACATTACGATTTTTTCGTAGTGCTTACTGGCGGAATTAGAATTATTGATCCTGATAAAAAAGATGATAGCCTTACCATACATAGAAGGCATCAATTTTCCGGTTCAAGTAGTATTTTATCTCATAGAACGGTTGGTGTATGTGGTGAAACTTTAGAAAATACACAACTTATACGAATTAGTCCCGAAAAGCTAAAAAGTGCCATTGCTAAATTCAGCGATATTAGCGATGTACTCTTAAATGCCTTTTTATTGCGGGAAGATGCATTAAAAAACAACGTTCAGGGTATAAAATTAATAGGTTCTGAACATTCTAATGAAACGTATGCTATCCGAGATTTTATGGATAAGAATGATATCTGGTACAATTTTATAGATTCTGACAAGGAGGATGGATTGGTACAAATGTTAGATACTTTCAACTTAAAGGAATCAGATTTACCCGTATTGATCAATAGTCAGAATAAAATTTCTATTCGCCCATCAATTGATGAAATTGGTATGTGTACGGGAGTTCGGTTAGAACTAGATGATGAAATCTATGATGTTTTGGTCGTAGGCGCTGGACCTGCAGGTTTGGCTGCTAGCGTATACGCGTCTTCAGAAGGACTGAGTGTATTGACCATTGACAGTAATTCTCCTGGCGGACAAGCTGGCAAGAGCTCTAAGATTGAAAATTACCTGGGATTTCCTACAGGTATTTCCGGTCGGGATTTAGCGAACAACGGCTACATTCAAGCTCAAAAGTTTGGCTGTACTATTTCGGTACCGCATAGAGTGGAAGGCATTGAACGTAAAAAAGGTTACTATGAAATCAACTCTAACAACACTTCAACCTTAAAAGCCAAAACGGTAATTGCTGCAACCGGCGCTGCATATAGAAGACTGCCTTTAGAGGGAATTGAAAAATTTGAAGGCTCTGGTATATACTATAGCGCCACATCTATGCATGCCAATATGTGTAAAAACAGCGAAATTGGAATTGTCGGTGGTGGTAATTCTGCGGGACAAGCAGCATTATTTTTAGCCAATTATGCGCACAAGGTTTATGTAATCATCAGAAATGAGGATATTGGTGCCAAAATGAGCGATTACTTGGTGCAACGCATCATCGCTTGCGAAAATATTGAAGTATTGACCAGTAGTAACGTGGTTAAAGTTGACGGGGATACGTATTTAGAAAAGGTTGAAATCAAAAAGAATGATACATTAATTGAGAATAACATCAATTACCTGTTCACTTTTGTTGGCGCCAAACCCTGTACCGAATGGCTAGACAATATTATCGATACCGATGAAAAAGGCTTTGTGCACACGGGTCTCACCATTTGCGATAATGCCCTTAAAAGCGAATCTGTATTCAACAATAGAAAACCTTATACTTTCGAGACCAGTTTACCCGGACTTTTTGCTGTGGGCGATGTGCGTTCAGGTTCGGTAAAACGTGTGGCATCGGCAGTAGGCGAGGGGTCTATTGTGGTGAGTGATATCCATAAGTTTTTAGCCCTGGAAAACGAAGTAAAAACTGTAAAGTAA
- a CDS encoding NAD(P)H-dependent oxidoreductase translates to MNTPNIAKEDILNAFNYRHATKEFDASKTLTDEQINFILKTANLSPSSFGFEPWHFIVVQDKELRELLKPVAWGAPVKLDTASHFILGLAMKAPMVKHDAPYIEHMMKEVKQMPEDVVEVYSKFYREFQERDFNLDSDKKLFDWSSKQTYIALGNMMTAAALTGIDSCPIEGFHQEKAEALLKEKFDVDTDKYGLAFMAAFGYRKADPEFPKSRRPLEDIVTWK, encoded by the coding sequence ATGAATACACCAAACATTGCAAAGGAAGATATTTTAAACGCGTTTAACTACAGACACGCTACCAAAGAATTTGATGCGTCAAAAACATTAACCGATGAGCAAATCAACTTCATCTTAAAAACAGCAAATTTATCTCCAAGTTCATTTGGTTTTGAACCTTGGCATTTTATTGTTGTACAGGATAAAGAATTACGTGAACTTTTAAAGCCAGTAGCTTGGGGCGCTCCCGTAAAATTAGATACTGCAAGTCACTTTATTTTAGGTCTGGCAATGAAAGCCCCTATGGTAAAGCATGATGCTCCATATATTGAACACATGATGAAAGAGGTTAAACAAATGCCCGAAGATGTTGTAGAAGTATACTCTAAGTTTTACCGAGAGTTTCAAGAGCGTGATTTTAACTTAGATTCAGATAAAAAATTATTTGATTGGTCTTCAAAGCAGACTTATATTGCTTTAGGTAATATGATGACTGCTGCTGCACTTACAGGAATCGATTCTTGTCCTATTGAAGGTTTTCACCAAGAGAAAGCAGAAGCATTGCTTAAAGAGAAATTTGATGTAGATACGGATAAATACGGTTTAGCTTTTATGGCTGCATTCGGATACAGAAAGGCAGACCCAGAATTTCCAAAATCTAGAAGACCATTGGAGGACATAGTAACTTGGAAATAA
- a CDS encoding zinc-dependent alcohol dehydrogenase family protein, with the protein MKAMLLNSYGENANFEVSEIAKPAVKANHVLVKIAASSVNTIDMMIKNMGTDLPLSPATPALLGMDFSGVIEAVGEGVEGYAVGDEVYGCAGGLADLPGTLTEYIVADSSLIGHKPKELTMRETAALPLVAITAYEGLTRAGVKAGQKVLVHGGSGGVGHLAVQLAKYFGAEVFATGTGDKQKAIVEKFGATFIDFKTEKVADYTAKYTDGGFDVVFDTVGGSNLTNSMEAVALNGHISTTVSLLEIDLTPLHFKGASLHVVFMLIPMLHNFKRENHGSILKKLAEISNEGHLTPIVDENQFSLEQVVDAYAHLASGTAIGKVVVEN; encoded by the coding sequence ATGAAAGCAATGTTATTAAACAGTTACGGAGAAAACGCAAATTTTGAAGTTTCAGAAATAGCAAAACCAGCAGTAAAAGCAAATCACGTTTTAGTGAAAATAGCGGCATCTAGTGTCAATACTATTGATATGATGATTAAAAATATGGGGACAGATTTACCATTGTCTCCTGCTACTCCAGCTTTATTAGGTATGGATTTTTCCGGAGTAATTGAAGCTGTTGGAGAAGGTGTAGAGGGTTATGCTGTAGGCGATGAAGTATACGGTTGTGCTGGTGGATTAGCAGATTTACCTGGAACATTGACAGAATACATTGTAGCCGATAGTAGTTTAATTGGTCACAAACCAAAAGAATTGACTATGCGCGAAACTGCAGCTTTACCTTTAGTTGCAATTACAGCTTATGAAGGTTTGACAAGAGCAGGCGTAAAAGCAGGTCAGAAAGTATTGGTACATGGTGGTTCTGGTGGTGTTGGTCATTTAGCGGTTCAATTGGCAAAATATTTTGGTGCAGAGGTTTTTGCTACTGGTACTGGTGACAAGCAGAAAGCAATTGTTGAAAAATTTGGGGCAACGTTTATCGATTTTAAAACTGAAAAGGTAGCAGATTATACAGCAAAATATACCGATGGAGGTTTTGACGTTGTTTTTGATACCGTTGGTGGTTCAAACCTAACCAATTCTATGGAAGCGGTTGCCTTAAACGGACACATTTCTACAACGGTTTCCTTGTTGGAAATCGATTTAACTCCGTTGCACTTTAAAGGAGCATCATTACACGTGGTCTTTATGTTGATTCCGATGTTACATAACTTCAAAAGAGAAAATCACGGTAGTATTTTAAAAAAATTAGCTGAAATTTCTAACGAAGGTCATTTAACTCCGATTGTTGATGAAAATCAATTTTCATTGGAGCAAGTTGTTGATGCTTATGCACACTTAGCTAGTGGTACAGCTATTGGTAAAGTTGTGGTTGAAAACTAA
- a CDS encoding zinc-binding alcohol dehydrogenase family protein, which translates to MKAIGYKENLPIDNIKSLQDVELETPKATGRDILVEIKAISVNPADYKVRAGIPAEGDNWKVIGWDATGIVTAVGEDVTLFNVGDEVWYAGDFTRQGSYAEYQIVDERIVGKKPQSLSYAEAAALPLTTLTAYEMLFDRLEVSKDDASKSILVIGAAGGVGSILVQLAKKLTKLNIIGTASREETTSWLKELGADTVINHRNKLSEEFEKYNLPAPEYVVSLNATEHHVDEIAKLIKPQGKFGFIDDPKSLNVMPFKGKAVSTHIELMFTRSMFQTEDMIEQHNILNKASELIDNGTIRTTLGENFGTINAENLRKAHAFLETGKAKGKIVLEGF; encoded by the coding sequence ATGAAAGCAATAGGATACAAAGAGAATCTTCCAATTGACAATATAAAGTCTTTACAGGATGTAGAATTGGAAACTCCAAAAGCTACGGGAAGAGATATTTTAGTTGAAATAAAAGCTATTTCTGTAAATCCGGCAGATTATAAGGTACGTGCAGGAATACCCGCAGAAGGTGACAACTGGAAAGTTATTGGCTGGGATGCAACGGGAATTGTAACTGCTGTTGGAGAAGATGTAACCTTGTTTAATGTAGGAGATGAAGTGTGGTATGCAGGCGATTTTACTCGTCAAGGTAGTTATGCAGAATACCAAATTGTAGATGAGCGTATTGTTGGTAAAAAACCTCAAAGCTTATCTTATGCTGAAGCTGCTGCATTACCATTAACCACACTTACAGCCTACGAAATGTTGTTTGATAGGTTAGAGGTATCTAAAGACGATGCCAGCAAATCTATTTTGGTAATTGGTGCCGCTGGTGGTGTAGGTTCTATTTTGGTGCAATTGGCTAAAAAACTGACCAAGTTGAACATTATAGGTACGGCTTCTCGTGAAGAAACTACGTCTTGGTTAAAAGAATTAGGTGCAGACACGGTTATTAACCACAGAAATAAATTGAGCGAAGAGTTCGAGAAATACAATTTACCGGCTCCGGAGTATGTAGTAAGCTTAAATGCTACGGAACACCACGTAGATGAAATTGCTAAACTGATAAAACCTCAAGGGAAATTCGGATTTATAGACGACCCAAAATCGCTAAATGTAATGCCTTTTAAAGGTAAAGCGGTTTCTACGCACATAGAGTTAATGTTTACACGCTCTATGTTTCAGACCGAAGATATGATTGAGCAGCATAACATTTTAAATAAAGCTTCTGAATTAATCGACAACGGAACTATTAGAACTACGTTAGGAGAAAATTTTGGAACTATAAACGCTGAAAACCTTAGAAAAGCTCACGCTTTTTTAGAAACAGGTAAAGCAAAAGGTAAAATTGTTTTAGAAGGATTTTAA